The Opisthocomus hoazin isolate bOpiHoa1 chromosome 30, bOpiHoa1.hap1, whole genome shotgun sequence genome has a window encoding:
- the LOC142365038 gene encoding SLAM family member 7-like isoform X1, which translates to MDALGCLSLALLLHQAMCAGDGKEVTSAVGRSVTFHLRSPGGNAAAWSFRDEIIATVKFGSPPEAVFFDDSYKSRLAFPENGNALTIVQLRVGDAGTYTAKVAGVKITFTLHVYTELTAPTVTCAARNCSADSCRYTLHCDASGSGSGNVSYSWSTGRKLLSEGPELLVEESSPDEPPLTCEARNPVSSSNATVSPAALCAENTIHSPAVGSSRQAGIVAASVIGAGVLVAVIIFAIYSKSRGWRIFCLPAAEAVNTGADADYTTVYAEVGPSEQSFSNAQRGDPKRTPTSGVETSKTIYSTIQATAQMAAEKMGEGTPGCWELDEKSPYLSVS; encoded by the exons ATGGACGCCTTGGGGTGCCTGTCCTTGgccctcctcctccaccaagcaA TGTGCGCCGGCGACGGGAAAGAggtgaccagtgccgtgggccgGTCCGTCACCTTCCACCTCCGGAGCCCAGGGGGAAACGCCGCTGCCTGGAGCTTTCGCGACGAGATCATAGCGACCGTGAAGTTCGGCAGTCCTCCCGAAGCCGTGTTTTTCGACGACAGCTACAAGTCGCGCTTGGCCTTCCCCGAGAACGGCAACGCGCTCACCATCGTCCAGCTGAGGGTGGGCGATGCCGGCACCTACACCGCAAAGGTCGCAGGGGTGAAAATCACCTTCACCTTACACGTCTACA CGGAGCTGACGGCGCCGACGGTGACCTGCGCAGCGCGGAACTGCTCGGCCGACAGCTGCCGCTACACCCTGCACTGCGACGCCTCGGGCTCCGGCTCCGGCAACGTCTCCTACAGCTGGAGCACGGGGAGGAAGCTGCTGAGCGAGGGCCCCGAGCTGCTGGTGGAGGAGTCATCACCGGATGAGCCACCGCTCACGTGCGAGGCGCGGAACCCCGTCAGCAGCAGCAACGCCACCGTCTCGCCCGCAGCCCTCTGCGCAG AAAACACAATCCACTCTCCCGCCGTCG GCTCCAGCAGGCAGGCTGGAATCGTGGCCGCTTCGGTGATCGGAGCCGGAGTGCTCGTAGCAGTGATTATTTTCGCGATCTACTCCAAGTCCAGAG GCTGGAGGatcttctgcctgcctgcagccgaGGCTGTGAACACAG GGGCTGACGCAGACTACACGACGGTGTACGCCGAAGTCGGCCCTTCCGAGCAG AGTTTCTCGAACGCCCAGCGAGGTGACCCAAAAAGGACACCAACCTCCGGTGTGGAGACCTCCAAAACCATCTATTCCACCATCCAGGCTACGGCCCAG ATGGCTGCTGAGAAGATGGGCGAGGGCACGCCGGGCTGCTGGGAGCTGGATGAGAAAAGCCCCTACTTGTCGGTCAGCTAG
- the LOC142365038 gene encoding SLAM family member 7-like isoform X2 — translation MDALGCLSLALLLHQAMCAGDGKEVTSAVGRSVTFHLRSPGGNAAAWSFRDEIIATVKFGSPPEAVFFDDSYKSRLAFPENGNALTIVQLRVGDAGTYTAKVAGVKITFTLHVYTELTAPTVTCAARNCSADSCRYTLHCDASGSGSGNVSYSWSTGRKLLSEGPELLVEESSPDEPPLTCEARNPVSSSNATVSPAALCAGSSRQAGIVAASVIGAGVLVAVIIFAIYSKSRGWRIFCLPAAEAVNTGADADYTTVYAEVGPSEQSFSNAQRGDPKRTPTSGVETSKTIYSTIQATAQMAAEKMGEGTPGCWELDEKSPYLSVS, via the exons ATGGACGCCTTGGGGTGCCTGTCCTTGgccctcctcctccaccaagcaA TGTGCGCCGGCGACGGGAAAGAggtgaccagtgccgtgggccgGTCCGTCACCTTCCACCTCCGGAGCCCAGGGGGAAACGCCGCTGCCTGGAGCTTTCGCGACGAGATCATAGCGACCGTGAAGTTCGGCAGTCCTCCCGAAGCCGTGTTTTTCGACGACAGCTACAAGTCGCGCTTGGCCTTCCCCGAGAACGGCAACGCGCTCACCATCGTCCAGCTGAGGGTGGGCGATGCCGGCACCTACACCGCAAAGGTCGCAGGGGTGAAAATCACCTTCACCTTACACGTCTACA CGGAGCTGACGGCGCCGACGGTGACCTGCGCAGCGCGGAACTGCTCGGCCGACAGCTGCCGCTACACCCTGCACTGCGACGCCTCGGGCTCCGGCTCCGGCAACGTCTCCTACAGCTGGAGCACGGGGAGGAAGCTGCTGAGCGAGGGCCCCGAGCTGCTGGTGGAGGAGTCATCACCGGATGAGCCACCGCTCACGTGCGAGGCGCGGAACCCCGTCAGCAGCAGCAACGCCACCGTCTCGCCCGCAGCCCTCTGCGCAG GCTCCAGCAGGCAGGCTGGAATCGTGGCCGCTTCGGTGATCGGAGCCGGAGTGCTCGTAGCAGTGATTATTTTCGCGATCTACTCCAAGTCCAGAG GCTGGAGGatcttctgcctgcctgcagccgaGGCTGTGAACACAG GGGCTGACGCAGACTACACGACGGTGTACGCCGAAGTCGGCCCTTCCGAGCAG AGTTTCTCGAACGCCCAGCGAGGTGACCCAAAAAGGACACCAACCTCCGGTGTGGAGACCTCCAAAACCATCTATTCCACCATCCAGGCTACGGCCCAG ATGGCTGCTGAGAAGATGGGCGAGGGCACGCCGGGCTGCTGGGAGCTGGATGAGAAAAGCCCCTACTTGTCGGTCAGCTAG
- the VANGL2 gene encoding LOW QUALITY PROTEIN: vang-like protein 2 (The sequence of the model RefSeq protein was modified relative to this genomic sequence to represent the inferred CDS: deleted 1 base in 1 codon), translated as MDNESQYSGYSYKSGHSRSSRKHRDRRDRHRSKSRDGSRGDKSVTIQAPGEPLLDNESTRGDERDDNWGETTTVVTGTSEHSISHDDLTRITKDMEDSAHLDCSRHLGVSLAGALALLAFLTPLAFMLLPQLLWREELEPCGTPCEGLFISVAFKLLILLLGSWALFFRRPKAFFPRVFVFRALLMVLVFLLVVSYWLFYGVRILDSRERSYQGVVQYAVSLVDALLFVHYLAVVLLELRQLQPQFTLKAVRSADGASRFYNVGHLSIQRAAVWILENYYHDFPVYNPALLNLPKSVLSKKMSGFKVYSLGEENTTNNSTGQSRAVIAAAARRRDNSHNEYYYEEAEHERRVRKRRARLVVAVEEAFTHIKRLQEEDQKNPREIMDPREAAQAIFASMARAMQKYLRTTKQQPYHTMESILQHLEFCITHDMTPKAFLERYLTAGPTIQYHKDRWLAKQWTLVSEEPVTNGLKDGVVFVLKRQDFSLVVSTKKIPFFKLSEEFVDPKSHKFVMRLQSETSV; from the exons ATGGACAATGAGTCGCAGTACTCGGGGTATTCCTACAAGTCCGGGCATTCCCGGAGCTCCCGCAAGCACAG AGACCGGCGGGACCGGCATCGCTCGAAAAGCCGGGACGGGAGCCGCGGGGACAAGTCGGTGACCATCCAAGCGCCGGGCGAACCTTTGTTGGACAACGAGTCGACTCGGGGGGACGAGAGG GACGACAACTGGGGCGAGACCACCACGGTGGTGACGGGGACGTCAGAGCACAGCATCTCGCACGATGACCTCACCCGCATCACCAAGGACATGGAGGACAGCGCTCACCTGGACTGCTCCCGGCACCTGGGCGTCTCGCTGGCCGGGGCGCTGGCGCTGCTCGCCTTCCTCACCCCCCTCGCCTTcatgctcctgccccagctcctgtgGCGGGAGGAGCTGGAGCCCTGCGGGACACCCTGCGAAGGGCTCTTCATCTCCGTGGCCTTCAAACTCCTCATCCTCCTGCTGGGCAGCTGGGCTCTCTTCTTCCGTCGCCCCAAAGCCTTCTTCCCTCGCGTCTTCGTCTTCCGGGCGTTGCTCATGGTGCTCGTCTTCCTCCTCGTCGTTTCCTACTGGCTTTTTTACGGCGTGCGGATCCTGGACTCGCGGGAGCGCAGCTACCAGGGCGTGGTGCAGTACGCGGTCTCGCTGGTGGACGCGCTGCTCTTCGTGCACTACCTGGCCGTGGTGCTCCTGGAGCtgcggcagctccagccccagttcaCCCTCAAGGCCGTCCGCTCGGCCGACGGCGCCAGCCGCTTCTACAACGTGGGGCACCTcag CATCCAGCGAGCGGCCGTCTGGATCCTGGAGAATTATTACCACGATTTCCCGGTCTACAACCCCGCCCTCCTCAACCTGCCGAAATCCGTCCTCTCCAAGAAGATGTCCGGGTTCAAGGTCTATTCCCTCGGCGAGG AGAACACCACGAACAACTCCACGGGCCAGTCCCGCGCCGTCatcgcggcggcggcgcggcggcgcgacaaCAGCCACAACGAGTACTACTACGAGGAGGCAGAGCACGAGCGCAGGGTGCGGAAACGCCGCGCCAG GCTGGTGGTGGCAGTGGAAGAAGCCTTCACCCACATCAagcggctgcaggaggaggaCCAGAAGAACCCCCGGGAGATCATGGACCCACGGGAGGCGGCTCAGGCCATCTTCGCCTCCATGGCCCGGGCCATGCAGAAATACCTGCGCACCACCAAGCAGCAACCCTACCACACCATGGAGAGCATCCTGCAGCACCTCGAGTTCTGCATCACCCACGACATGACGCCCAAG GCGTTCCTGGAGCGGTACCTGACGGCCGGACCCACCATCCAGTACCACAAGGACCGCTGGCTGGCCAAGCAGTGGACGCTGGTCAGCGAGGAGCCGGTGACCAACGGCCTGAAAGAT GGGGTGGTCTTCGTGCTGAAGCGCCAGGACTTCAGCCTCGTGGTGAGCACCAAGAAGATCCCGTTCTTCAAGCTCTCGGAGGAGTTCGTGGACCCCAAGTCGCACAAGTTCGTCATGAGGCTGCAGTCGGAGACCTCGGTGTGA
- the LOC142365032 gene encoding uncharacterized protein LOC142365032, protein MEPRGVGTGWLCVAVLCAGAALDLKGEEPGHPSTTQRDDVLEPTGDPTTSIVDVEELTTWPTATPTPLWSGDPPTTPVPIQAGAAGNKTQNTSAVPVRYWAPVIFVVVALVVLFFTYRRTRGEGTQDQAASASSSSDLGALDHVPSRDTTPIIPAPQEQRKELEKPPPPEHTETTETTFCEPDPPPASAAAAPARHPHSHRWSPLLRGARCRLRAPEGSPGASRPPPESTRPPEAQRGDRARTMCPAGAHAAGGAHLDPSYGCSSACPNPGGKRGPAWDVATRVPWVRTGARGGYGGHSRANKAGFHPRTPGLSLLGGQPPMPSPAITFSPRRGTEQRRRAAGPRRRSFLCCSVTHGGEKKTTQD, encoded by the exons ATGGAGCCCAGAGGCGTCGGGACGGGCTGGCTCTGCGTCGCGGTGCTCTGCGCCGGAGCtg CTCTTGACCTCAAAGGAGAGGAGCCAGGACATCCAAGCACCACGCAGCGTGACGACGTCCTGGAGCCAACGGGTGACCCCACCACGAGCATCGTGGATGTGGAGGAGCTGACGACGTGGCCAACGGCCACCCCAACCCCTCTGTGGTCCGGGGACCCCCCCACCACCCCTGTGCCGATACAAGCGGGTGCTGCAGGGAACAAAACCC AAAACACATCGGCTGTTCCAGTTAGGTACTGGGCCCCGGTTATTTTTGTGGTGGTTGCTCTGGTCGTGCTCTTCTTCACCTACCGGCGTACCAGGGGGGAAG GGACCCAGGACCAAGCCGCCTCCGCCAGCAGCTCTTCAG ATTTGGGAGCCCTGGACCATGTCCCCAGCCGTGACACCACCCCCATCATCCCCGCTCCCCAG gagcagaggaaggagctggagaagccCCCACCCCCAGAGCACACCGAGACCACCGAGACCACCTTCTGCGagccggaccccccccccgcctcagctGCTGCCGCCCCAG CCCGACACCCCCACAGCCATCGGTGGTCCCCGCTGCTCCGGGGAGCCCGGTGCCGACTGAGGGCTCCTGAGGGGAGCCCAGGGGCTTCCAGACCCCCCCCAGAGAGCACGAGGCCACCCGAGGCACAGCGTGGGGACCGAGCCAGGACGATGTGCCCGGCCGGGGCCCACGCAGCAGGGGGGGCCCACCTCGACCCTTCCTATGGGTGCTCGAGCGCGTGCCCCAATCCCGGTGGAAAGCGGGGACCTGCGTGGGACGTGGCCACGCGTGTGCCATGGGTGAGGACAGGGGCTCGAGGTGGCTATGGCGGGCACAGCCGAGCCAATAAAGCAGGATTTCACCCCAGAACCCCCGGGCTTTCTCTCctgggggggcagccccccaTGCCCAGCCCAGCCATCACTTTTTCCCCGCGTCGCGGAACGGAGCAGAGGCGGAGGGCAGCCGGCCCACGGCGAAGGAGTTTCTTGTGCTGCTCAGTTACTCacggaggggaaaagaaaaccacacaGGACTGA